The following proteins come from a genomic window of Nicotiana tomentosiformis chromosome 12, ASM39032v3, whole genome shotgun sequence:
- the LOC138903243 gene encoding uncharacterized protein: protein MIILRTHGLDSGLEANISISQHKLETIGQLRKEVDIIKAETMGWKDGMDYLAAEKETVRAQLLSTASQLQGMKEKSSVQARRIVELKDWLASKLSKAKSNAEKAKSYADALVAVNRADAEAAHVQAREAAEIANTRAHWVAELAKCRSQRETLEEIHARGFDLTEEIKRAKDLEADVEDLASDDDDDDDYDSDDGSKSGSESGEEPDGEETAPIDNQET from the coding sequence atgataatattaagaactcatgggcttgattcaggattggaggctaatatttcgatctcacagcatAAACTCGAGACGATCGGGCAACTTCGTAAGGAAGTTGATATAATAAAGGCGGAGACCAtgggatggaaagatggcatggacTATCTTGCTGCAGAAAAGGAAACTGTTCGGGCCCAATTGTTATCGACTGCAagccaacttcaaggcatgaaggagaagagctcggttcAAGCGAGAAGAATAGTGGAACTCAAGGATTGGTTGGCCTCTAAACTTTCCAAGGCAAAATCTAATGCCGAGAAAGCAAAGTCCTATGCGGATGCATTAGTGGCCGTCAATCGGGcagatgctgaagctgctcatgTACAAGCGAGAGAAGCAGCCGAGATCgccaacactcgagcacattgggttgctgaacttgctaaatgccgatctcagagggagaccctcgaagagatccatgctcgaggtttcgatctcaccgaagagataaaaagagcTAAAGATCTTGAAGCTGATGTTGAAgacttggcttctgatgatgatgatgatgatgattatgatagcgatgatgggagcaagagtgggtccgagagcggggaggagcccgatggagaagagactgcccccaTAGATAACCAAGAAACATAG